The Streptomyces cyanogenus DNA segment CCGTCTACGGACTGGAGTTCAAGTCCTTCAAGGCGCTGGACGCGGGTGGTCCGCTGACGCTGGCGGCGCTGAAGAAGGACGCCGTCCAGGCCGCGGACATCTTCACCACCGACGCGAACATCTCCAAGGAGAAGTTCGTCGTCCTGCAGGACCCGAAGAACCTCTTCGGGTTCGAGAACGTGCAGCCGCTCGTCCACAAGAGCGCGCTGTCCCAGAAGGGCGTCGACACCCTCGACGCGGTCTCCGCCAAGCTCGACACCGCGACCCTGCTGAAGCTGGACATCCAGGTGCAGATGGAGAACAAGGACCCGCTGGACGTGGCCAAGGCCTGGCTGAAGTCCGCCGGTCTCGCCTGACGCCCACCACTCGAACGACCCGCTGGAACGACCGGTACGACCGCGGGCCTAACAGGCGCGGGTGCCCCCGGACTCGGGGGCACCCGCCCCGCGTCCCGCTCGACGGCCGGGCCTCGCCCTGCCCGCCCCGGTCCGGCTCGCCGACGCCGGGGCCGCCGCCCGGCTGGCCACCGTCGGCGAGAACACCCTGGCCCACGCCCCCTCCTGGCCTCTTGGACCGCTCTCCCGCCCACCCCCTCTCCGCTCAGTCCTCCTCTCCCTCGAAGAAGTCCCCGATCTCGTCCACGACTTCCGACCCCCGTCCATACCCAGGCAGCCCCCCTCAGACCGCCCCCTCCGCCCCCTCCGAAGTCAGGGAGCGGGTGCCGGTGCGTGTCTGCTTGCGGCGCTTGCGGCGGCTGATGCGCGGCTCCTGGTCGGGGAGCCAGCCGAAGGTGAGGCAGCTGCCGGTGGCGCCGAGGAGCAGACCGATGAAGAAGCCGCCCAGATTGGAGGTGAGCCAGGTGCCCAGGGAGAGCAGAATGCCGGTGATGGAGTAGAAGAGCCGCTGGGCGGGGTTGAAGAGGATCAGCAGGCCCAGCAGCACCATGAGGCCCGGCAGCAGATAGCCGGCCAGGCCCTGCATGCCGATGTGCAGCACGACCTTCAGCGAGGCCTTCTCGGTGAGCAGGATCTCGCCGCCGCCGAGGGCGAGCAGCAACCCGCCCCAGAACGGCCGGCGGGCCCGCCATCCGCGGAAGGCGAGCCTCGGTCCCCGGCGTGGACGGTCCGGCACGGTGATCAGCAACCCGAGTCGCCGAAGCGGAGCTTGAGACCCGGCAGCTTGAACACACCGGCCGTGGTCGCGTAGTTGGTCTGCCGCAGGTTGGCGATCCGCACGGTGTCGGCCTGCTGACTGAAGACGCCGATCGGACCCTTCACGCCCGCCTTGGTCAGCGTGCTGGCGTCGTTGCCGATCTCGATGTTGTTGAACGCCGCGTCGCCCGACAGTTCGGTGGAGTCGGTGGTCAGGTCGGTCGCGCTGACCTTCTCCGCCCCGCTGCCCGCGGTGATCAGCAGGTTCGTGCCGCCGAGGTCGACGCTCTGGCACAGCCTGGTGAGCGTGGCGTGCTTGATCGCGGAGGTGACGATGAGCACCTGGCCGCCGGTGTCCCCGGCGTTCGGGCTGCCCTCCGCCATGTTGTCGAGTCCGCCGAACTGCTCGAACCCGGTGCCGTTCAGTTCTGTGGCGGTGACCGTGAACGGCATTCCGGAGATGGCGAACTGCACACCCAGCGCGCCCTGCGAGGTGAGGACCGCGAGGCCGGCGGCGACCAGGGTGGCGGGTACCGCCATCACCGCGGCCCGGCGGGCCCGGACGCGTCCCCGTCTCTCGCTGCCGGAGCCGGTGCCTGCGGTGTCGGGGGTTTCGGAGGGGGCGTCGCTTCCAGGGATCTCGGGGGTGTTGCGGGCGGACGGGAGGTCCGGGGACGAGGCCATGTCTGCTCCCATGCATGGATCAATGCGGGTTGGGCTTCAGCGGCGCGGTGTCCTGGCGCGGACAGCGGATGCCGCGTACGCCTCCTCGCAACTCCCGGCGGGTGCAAGGGCTTTCTCGTTACGCGGCGGTAGCCTTCGAGGAAGTTACCGCCGGTTACTTTAAGGGGTCAAGGGAGTTGTGAAAAAAGGGTGTCGGATGTGCGCGGGCCCGTACCCGCCTGCTACAACTCCCCTTCCGGACCTTGACGTTGGCGGTTGACCAGGTCTACAACTTCCCCTGTTTCCACGGATCCGTGGCGCCGGATCCAGCAGGCGGCACCCGCCGCGTCCCCGGCGTGGCCCTCGCCGCGCCCCCGCGGTACCGGCCGCGTTCCCGGCCCGGTCACGGCAAGCGCTCCACCTCACACAGCGGCACCGGCACGTCGTTCCCTCTTTCTCACCGTGCCCGGCCGCTCCCTTGTCCGGCCCGGCCGGAGGCCTTCCCCCGAGGCCTTCGGCCGGTGTCCGGTGTGCCGCCGTCGCGGGACCGCCGCGTACGGAGAAGGCGCCACGGCCCCGCGCCGGCGGCATCCCCCGCACCACCCGCCACCCGCCACCCGCCACCTCATCTGTCCCCCCCCACATCGGAAGAGAGGCACCCGCATGCGTACGCGCTCCCTCCTCGCCCTCGCCGGCACCGCCACGGCGCTCGCCCTCACCTGGGCCACCCCGGCCTCCGCCGCCGACACGGTCCTGACCACCGGCAGTGCCGGCGGCACCGCGGCCGCCGTCGGCGACACCCTGACCGCGCCCCTGGCCTCCGGTACCTCCGCCACCTTCTACTCCAGCCCGACCGGCACCAGTGGCGTGAAGTGCACGGGATCCCAGTTCACGGCCCAGGTCACCGGCAACCCGGCCGCGCCCGGTACGGCCACCGAGTCCGTCACCGCGCACACCTTCGACAACAGCACCTGTTCCAGCAACGTCCCCGGTGTCCTCGGTGTCAACGGGATCACCATCAACAACCTGCCGTACTCCGCGACGATCACCTCGGCCGGCACCCTCACCGTCTCGCCGCCGAGCGGCTCCTTCATCCAGGCCACCGTCCAGCTGCGCACTCTGCTGGGCACCGTCACCTGCGTCTACCAGGCGCCCAGCCTGACCGGCAAGGCCGACAACGCCGACAGCAGCATCACCTTCACGAACCAGCAGTTCACCAAGAGCTCCGGCTCGTCGCTGTGCTTCGCCAACGGCTACTTCACGGCCAAGTACGCGCCCGTCACCGACGCCGGTGCCCGGGTCTACGTCAACTGACCGACCGGAGGGTCCGGTTCAGCGTCGTCGCGGACGCCGTAGCCGGAGAACCAGGGCGGCGCCACCGGTGAGCAGCAGCACCGCGGTGGCGCCGCCCGCCAGCAGCGGCGCCGAGGGTCCCGAACCGCCGTGCGTGGCCTGAGCAACAGGGGTCCCGTGGACGGTGGCACGCTCGGCCCGCCCCTCGCTCCCGCGCACACCGGGAGTCGAACTCGCCGCCGGGGAACCCTGCGCAGGCGACGCCTGTGCGGTCGGCGAACCCGTTGCCGATGCCTGTGCGGGTGCCGAAGACGCCGCTCCCGTGGGCCGCTTGGCCCCGGCGGCTTTCCCGCGCTCCGGGAACACCACGTCGGAACACGAGTAGTACGTGTCCGGCGTACTGCTGTTCTGCCAGATCGTGTAGAGCACCTGGCGTCCCGTCCGGTCGGCCGGCAGCGTGGCGCTCATCCGGTACGCCCCGTCGCGCAGCGGCGGGTCCGTGATCTGGGCGAAGGGCCGCTCCGGCAGGTCCGACCAGGTCAGCGGTTTCGTGGGGTCGTACCCCTGCTTGGTCAGGTACAGCCTGAACGTGCCCTCGTGCGCGATCGTCGACGCATAGGTCAGCGTCAGCCGGCCACCCGGACTCAGCCGCGTCGCCGGCCAGTCCCGCCGCGCCAGGTCCAGGCCGCGGTACGCCGGCAGGTTCCCGCTGCACAGTCTGCCGTCCGGGATCACCTTCCGGTCGCGACCTGCCACCCCCGCCACCCGCAGGTTGTCCCACGCGGTGAACGGAGAGCCGTTCGCCGCGATCGCGGCCCGGCAGGCCGCCGTCCGGGCGGCGCCGCCCTCGGGCGAGCAGGCGTAGACCCGGCTGACCGGGTCCGTCGGGGCTCCGTGCGCCCGGGCGGGCCCCGCCGCCCACGGCAGCAGCAGCAACGGTGCCGCCGCAGCGGCCACCCTGACGCTCAGGCGGGCGGTCATCCGAGTCATCCGGGACGTCTCCTCGGCGGGCGCGGGAACAGGGTCTGCGGCGTCCAGTACGGCGCGGGCGTCCGACGCGTTCAGTCCGATCGGCGCGCCCGTGCGCGGGGGGCGTGAAAGCACCGACCGGTTCGGCTGTTTTGCGCCTGCTTCCACGTGCCGTTGAGGAGCCGGCCGTCCGCCTCGTATCGTGGCGATCATGGGCGCGGCAGTCGTCGTGCCCCGGCTGCCGGGCGCCCGCCCGTGACGAAGGGGGAATCCGATGTGGGCTCGCCCGTTTCGCCTGGCGCCGAGCGTGCAGCCGGTGCCGGGCGGGCCGGTGACACGTGTCGCAGTGCGCGTGACACACCGGACTCCCGTCGCCGTTGGGTGAGTTATCGTATCCAAGGGGTTAAAAACAAACCGCATGTCCTGTTCGTTAGAGGTGCGAGGAGGGGTCGAGGATGGCGAGGCAGTTACGCGCTGAACAGACCCGGGCAACGATCATCACGGCCGCCGCCGATCTGTTCGACCGGCACGGGTACGAATCCACCAGCCTGAGCGACATCGTCGCACACGCGAAGGTCA contains these protein-coding regions:
- a CDS encoding DUF6114 domain-containing protein, encoding MPDRPRRGPRLAFRGWRARRPFWGGLLLALGGGEILLTEKASLKVVLHIGMQGLAGYLLPGLMVLLGLLILFNPAQRLFYSITGILLSLGTWLTSNLGGFFIGLLLGATGSCLTFGWLPDQEPRISRRKRRKQTRTGTRSLTSEGAEGAV
- a CDS encoding DUF6230 family protein, with product MASSPDLPSARNTPEIPGSDAPSETPDTAGTGSGSERRGRVRARRAAVMAVPATLVAAGLAVLTSQGALGVQFAISGMPFTVTATELNGTGFEQFGGLDNMAEGSPNAGDTGGQVLIVTSAIKHATLTRLCQSVDLGGTNLLITAGSGAEKVSATDLTTDSTELSGDAAFNNIEIGNDASTLTKAGVKGPIGVFSQQADTVRIANLRQTNYATTAGVFKLPGLKLRFGDSGC
- a CDS encoding Tat pathway signal sequence domain protein, whose amino-acid sequence is MRTRSLLALAGTATALALTWATPASAADTVLTTGSAGGTAAAVGDTLTAPLASGTSATFYSSPTGTSGVKCTGSQFTAQVTGNPAAPGTATESVTAHTFDNSTCSSNVPGVLGVNGITINNLPYSATITSAGTLTVSPPSGSFIQATVQLRTLLGTVTCVYQAPSLTGKADNADSSITFTNQQFTKSSGSSLCFANGYFTAKYAPVTDAGARVYVN
- a CDS encoding lytic polysaccharide monooxygenase auxiliary activity family 9 protein encodes the protein MTRMTARLSVRVAAAAAPLLLLPWAAGPARAHGAPTDPVSRVYACSPEGGAARTAACRAAIAANGSPFTAWDNLRVAGVAGRDRKVIPDGRLCSGNLPAYRGLDLARRDWPATRLSPGGRLTLTYASTIAHEGTFRLYLTKQGYDPTKPLTWSDLPERPFAQITDPPLRDGAYRMSATLPADRTGRQVLYTIWQNSSTPDTYYSCSDVVFPERGKAAGAKRPTGAASSAPAQASATGSPTAQASPAQGSPAASSTPGVRGSEGRAERATVHGTPVAQATHGGSGPSAPLLAGGATAVLLLTGGAALVLRLRRPRRR